The sequence below is a genomic window from Variovorax paradoxus B4.
TGATGACGGCACGGCCGCCGCGGGTCTTCATGCGGACCAGAAAGCCGTGGGTACGGGCGCGGCGGACTTTGGATGCTTGGTATGTGCGTTTCATGATGGTTCCTGATTCCCTGTTTCCGCAGGCAAAAAAGCCGCGGGCGCCGGAGAGCGTGTTTCGGATTGGCCCCCGAAAGACGCAATGAGGTTTTCAGGGAAACCCGCAATTATCGCAAACATTCGGCCCCCTAACAATCTTCGACTGGATTTGCGGGCCTTTCGCCGCCGCCGGCAGCGTGTGGATA
It includes:
- the rpmH gene encoding 50S ribosomal protein L34, which translates into the protein MKRTYQASKVRRARTHGFLVRMKTRGGRAVINARRAKGRKRLAV